The Oryza brachyantha chromosome 6, ObraRS2, whole genome shotgun sequence region TTGAATGCGCGTGGTAACTATTATGCTGTTTTGACATTGAATCATGGCAGATTGTATTTTCTGAAGCCTGGTGGATTggaacaaaagaagaaaatccAGAAGAACTGAAACTAGATTTTCCGACTGAGTTTCAAAATGTGCGTGCGCTTTGAATCCTTCatgctcttctttttcttaattttctctTCTGCTATGATTCAATTGCGCCTCTCATGTGCTTCTTCATTTCAAACTGGTAGGATGGTGCAGCGGCGGACTGTGATTTTAAAGGTGGAGCAGGTTCTACCGGTGATGAAGCGGTTACCACCAATAACCCGGGAAAGGAAACCACAGAATACCTTTCCCCAAAGATTGAATTTGACATTGATGCTTCTGAGGACTCAGACCATAAGGACGAGAATAACACACTAAGCACTAGTCAAGCAACTCCAATTAGGCAGTCCGCTAGAACTGCTGGGAGAGCCTTGAAGTAAGTCACTTTCACCTGTTTTCCATTGCTCTGTCAGATAAACTGGAAAACACATACACTCTAGTTGTTACATCGGAGCTGAAAGACTGCCTGCTACCTGTATATTTGGCTTAACGGCTAATgtctctattaaaaaatatatatactcatcTCCCAACCACCAATAAGAAGGCaaagaataaaaatgtttgataGATCCCTCGCTCTTTATGCAGGTATACTGAGTTATCCTCTGGAGATGATTCATCCGATAGTGACAATGAGATTGATGTTCCTGAGGACATGGATGAGAAGGTGGTGATTCAGATCTGAATTCTTTAAGATTCAGATTTGTCATGAATATCAATGTTTATCAAGCTTTTTCCttttgtaaataattttattgtgttTATTTCCGTTCTTTTGAGCAGATGAATAGTCCAGCTATTAAGAATGAATCTGAAAGTGAAGACATTAAACCTGCAGATTCTTCAGCACAGCCTATCTCAGCTAAGAAGGAGCCACTCGTTCAGGCTACTTTGTCTAGCATGTTTAAAAAGGCAGAAGAGAAAAAGGTGAAAACACATtccaattataaataatactagtTTTTCCCCTTACTATATCAGACAGTTATGCCCTTAAATTTAACCTCATGTTTGCTTGATGCATCGAACCACCTTCACAACATACTTCTTTTTTCATGTGTGTTTTGGACATTACCTATTTCTTGCTTTGCACCAATAAATTAACTCAGCACCTGACAAAAGGATTTCTATTTCAGAGGTGTACAATAAGCCCAAAAGGAACTCCAGCAACAAAAGGTTCTTCATACTTGCGCCATTCTAGGATTCTCGTGTTTTACTGTATTATGCAAAGAAAATTCCTTTTGATTATCTCTTGTTGGCATTGTTCTATAGGTCCTGCTGCTAAGAAGCAGCGAGCAAACCCAAAGGAAAAACAGCCAGCAGAGAAGAAGGCTGGTAAGTACATTACCAAGTCTGTTGTTAGAAGCATCTAATAGTCCTTCATGTgatcatatttgttttaagCCTCTGAAGGCCTTTCTCAATGCAGAGGACTTGTATAGCAAGCTTAAGGCTTTGGGAGGCTTATTTGAGAAGTTTTCAGCTTTTGTCTATGGAAGTCGCATATAAAatgttaatctatttcatGAAGCATTAGGGCCATCAGTCCATCACAAGCTTTTTAATTCAGGATAAAGGATGCAACTAAAATCTATTGCAGCGGCTCTATACTAAATAAGCTACTGCTTTCGTCCCAGAATATAAGAAGTTTTTGAGCTGAACAATGTGTATTACAAAAGTTGGTGGAATTAAATGGGAAAATATTGTGATTGGCTTAGAAAAGGAACTAAACTTtaggagtgattgtttggcttattcagggaaaaagccaaacggcatatttgcaaaaaaaaagtgaatagatcttttttatatgtgttcttagcgatataaaaaccaagcctgaaaaataaactatgatggaaaatctcaaaatctactttaaagttgaaaatttaaattttggcttataagtataatcaaaagcgaaaagacaggGCCGTTAGGGGTGAAAGcttgtgattggttgaaaaGAGAATGTAGGTGTAgaagttattatattttgggacaaattttgaatgctaGAAGTTatgttttgggatggaggtagtagttgataaataacggaggtagtagttgaTAAATTTCGCTAGACATCATGTTATCAGGCAATGCGAAGCATGGGGAAAATGtcccctttgaatcacagaaatgaaaaaatagaggaatagaaaaaatatatgattctgacaggaatgtaggtgtaaaacagaggattgcaaaacacaggaaaaacatagaaacgaccgtttgattggatcacagaaaaaaacacaggaatttgatgagagatatagactcaaaggattttttccatgaagtTTAACCTCTTTagatttcctccaaaacttgtattggAAAAtgcatttcataggaatttcataggatttcatagggttcattcatttgattcaaagggctttatagaaaaaattcctataggaatgaaatcctataaaatttctatgaaattcctttgaatcaaaggggccgTATTTTACTGGCTTTAAGGATAGGGTGGGATGATATTTCAGCTTTTCTTTAACTACATTTTAGTATTCTTCGAATGAGACTGACTCCCTATATTTACATGGATGTAGCAAGCAGAagtcagaaaaagaaaaaatcacaGGTACTTTACTTAGATGTTGATTTGACAACAATGAGCagggatttatatttgaatgttGCCCACTCTTTACTTAATGAATGCCTTtgcccttttgtttttttcagtcACAGATAGAAGATAATGAAATTGAAGTGCTGTCAAGTTCCTCCCAGGTGATTGTTTTTCTGATGGTTACAGTGTGTTTGATTGGTCGATTAGGCCGATCGTTGTTGTGTTGTGAGGTTGTGCCTCCCTCCCAGCTAATCATAACAGCAAATGATCACAGGATAACAATGTGGATGATGATAGCGATGAGGATTGGGCTGAGTAATGCGCAGCTGGAGGGAATGGGATGTAGCAATGCATGAAGAATGTGAAGCATgcattaatattattatagtttGATGTGTGTGAGGTACTGACCACTGATGAGATAGCGTATGTTTTTGTTGTAATGCTGAAATTGAGAAGTGGGTGTTCTGTTagcattagatttttttttatttgacttgTTTTTACAGCAACAGGAGCTGGCAAATCGTTCAAGGAAAGACGAGTGGGTCATGTGGGCCGAGATCATGGTCTTAAAAGCAatctgatatttttaaatacgtaAGAACTGAGCTGCCTCTGATTCATGGTAATCCTCGGAAGCATGGTTGACGTTGACATATCACATATGCAGATTTGCACTCGCTCTCAACTGAAATATGCTTGCCTGTGCAGCAATATTTGAGTTGAGTGCCTGTCGCGTGGCGTCGTGCTGGGTTAGGTTAAAAAAGAGGCTAGTACGGATGTGTTATGTTGGTGATTaattaaagatgaaaaatcatatgaattttatagatatttaaatggtaaaaataatttaaaaaagttaaaaatctaatgaGAAAGAtaggatgatttttttatgtaattttttcataaaatatatgctgTTTAACAGGTCAAAAAAATGTATACGCAAAagcagtgaaaaaaaagaatagtcCTAAAACATTGCGAGCTTAGAATACTCGCACGAGATAAGACCTTCCTCTGTGCCTACTATTAACAGTTCGCTTGCATGTCTTCTTTCTTTCAGGATAACTAGACTGggtttaaaaaaatgagtttAAAATTTGGAATTACAAACAACCGTGATTTTCGTGGCTACCGTGCCATTGATAATAAACGTGTCCCCTCCGCCGCTGTTAATAGTAGGCGTGTAAACGACTGAATTTGAATTAGGCAACGACCGAAccgtatattatatataaaagccgGATTAGAATATCTATGTTGaatattaatttgaattaAGATGTGTGAACAGTGTGGTGGACACAAAATTCGGATCGAATACTAATATGTTTCGATCGGATTTGAATAGTCGCATTTCaatggaggagaggagacatACATTCACATAACCGCATCTCGATTATCTTCTTATTTAATACACGattttatattattcaaaCCTATATTATCTtgttatttaatataaaagattatattatTTGGATGtcaaaatcaaaaatattagaatttaATCGTGAGGACAAAATCTGAAAATGTTACGGCTGAAGCGACAAATCCTAAAAATACCAGGAACTCAATGGCAAATTCTTGGGGACGAACGGGTGGAACAGTGGATATTCCCCCGTGAAGGTGAGAGTAGATTCCATGGGTTGGagttgaggaggaggaggaccaaccaaccaacagGTAGTGCTAGTGGTACCCACCCgattttttccctttaaattaaattaatttaattaaaattagcGGTGGATTGACGCAGAGGAGGAGTAGGACTCGTTGGCCCCAACAAGAAgagtaaagaaaagaaaagacgtCGACGGAAGGaaggagcgccgccgccgctccggacCTCCCTATATtcagggagggagggagggaggtcaGGTCGGGTCAGGAGACGCCAAtctcccttccttccttccttgtTCATTTGGCCTGGTAagcctctcctcttcctcccaaTCTCATCTGGTGTCGACGGCCTCCATCTCCATGGATTCTCTTGATTTTCTTCCCTCTaattccccccccccctcccctgcTACAGATTCAATTTGGACCAAGGCAAATTTTGATCTCCTTCTTCCTCtatctctctccctttccctGTAATGCGGAGGAGTCGTCGTGAATTTCCTGGACCCCCCCCCTCGCAAATCAATCGCTTTCACCAATCACACCCTTcaaatctctctctttctcttctctgCTCCGTATTATTGCAACaaaggactttttttttcttttcggtttcgccttttcttttggttcGTTCTATGGTAGTAATACAGCTAGTACCAGAtacttgttcttcttcttgcctTAATTGAATTTGATTGCATGCAGGGACAAGTTGGAGTTGGTGTCATTCACCGGGCTTGGCTGTCATTTTGACAGCCAGCCCAGCCCGTTTCCGATTCCAACTCCATCTCCACATCCACAGCCACAGGTACCTACCTATTTTGACCCTCAccgattttcttttctatccTTTTACTTATACTGCATGTGGTAGATTATTACTAGGTCAATAGGAGCACGCAAATAATGTGCATGACAACAAACGTATTCGATCCGGAACTGTATGTATAGCCGAATCGTATTCAATTCAATATTATAACCGCGTCCGATCATAACAGCCAAGTCTCGTTCTTGTTacactatatatatgatgatgatgatgatgatatgatTGATATGTATGAAACAGGGCCAGCCAGGGTAGGAGGGAgaggcaaaacaaaaacaatcaaTCTGATTTCTCCCCTCCATGATGGCTTCCTTCCACCGCCCCCTCTCTGCCATGGCGGTTGCTGCCTTTGCTGCTGTCTCCTCCATTGACCTGCCTGACAGGCTCTCTCACCACAAGCTTCCTGAGCCACCCGTCGATGATGTCTCGATTCCAGCCACCACACCTGATGTATCAGCATCAGCCATGTCTCCAGCTCCTGCCATGTCTCGCCTGCAATTCTCGCCATGCAATCTGCAGAATTTGCACCCGCCTGCCGCTGCATCTTTGCCAGTCATCCAGACGGTGTACCATTATGCAAAGTTTTCCAGACCCTCGGAAGAGGAGGCACTGACCACCGTGTCTTCTTCGTCGGATGTTCTGTACCGCTGGCATCTGCCGGACCCCAAGGTCTGTCGTGACTCATGTGGTGGCAGGTCTCAGACAGTGGTGGTTTTGCTAGGCTGGTTGGGCTCCAGGCAGAAGCACCTCAAGAGATATGCCGATTGGTATACCTCCATAGGTTTCCATGCAGTCACCTTCACCCTCCCCATGTCTGACATTGTTAGCTACAATGCTGGAGGGAAGGCTGAGAAGAATGTAGAGATGCTTGCACAGCACCTCGCTGATTGGGTTAGCGAGGAGGATGGGAAGAAGATCGTTTTCCACACCTTCAGTAATACTGGCTGGCTTTGGTATTAACTATGCCTTTTCCCTCTTCAGCACCTAACATATAATCCTGAGATTTCAGGCTTAATTTGTTCGTTATCTGTTGCTGCAGCTACGGCGTAATACTCGAGAATTTACAGAGGCAGGATCCTTCTGCAGTGGACAAAATTAAGGGCTGTGTAGTTGACTCAGCGCCTGTTGCTGTCCCTGATTCTCAGGTAAATTAGAGCAAAACAACAACCTTAGAGCAAgttagccaactactagctccaattcatctatagtcaatctaatagccaatttatacaatagctagctacaaaatatcaatacatggtcccacatgtcatacatatattttgtcttggagtccacgtgcagctggctacaaattagtccacctctcttctctcttctctctcctctcttatctgtttaaaatattcttacaGCTGGTTTAtaacctgctattgtacctgctcaaCCTTATTGGAGCAAAAGTAAGGTTTGATATTTAATTCCAGGCTTCAAAAATTGTGCACACCCTAGTTCCATTGTTTGTGCCATTATTATTTTGATGATTCTTTCACGTTTGATGTTATTTAGCCATGTTTTGTCTCATTGCAGGTTTGGGCTTCAGGCTTCTCAGCTGCTATTATGAAAAAACACAGCATAGCGGCAAAAGGACTAGGATCAAACAATGCAAGGCCGGACGTCCTAGTTGTGGAGTCTAACAAGGATCATCCCAAGCCAGCAGTAACCGAGGCCATTCTACTGTCAGCGCTGGAGAAGCTGTTTGATGTTGTTTTGAACTACCCAACCATTAATAGGTAAGCATCCCAGTCATGTATGCAAATAGTGACACAACAAGTGTTCATTGATTGATTGGTGCTTAATTGGTCCATAAAGTATAGATGTTGACTTTGAATCTCATAAAGTTGTAAATTGCTACTATAATAAGGTAGTAGATTTGAAAATTGCTGATAGGATGTAactttgcttttgcttttggCAGGAGGTTGTCAGGTGTGATGGAGCTCTTGTCGTTGAAGCAGCCCAAGTGCCCGCAGCTGTACATATACAGCTCTGCCGACAGGGTAATACCGGCCAAGTCGGTGGAGTCGTTTGTGGAGAGTCAACGGCGGGCCGGGCACGAGGTGAGAGCATGCGACTTCGTGTCGTCGCCTCACGTCGACCACTATCGGAGCAACCCGGAGCTTTATACCTCCCAGCTCACCAATTTCCTGGAGGATTGCGTCTTGGCCCGCTgccaagaggaggaggaggaggaggtcacCAActaaagatgatgatgattgtgATGTGCATTACAATAGAGATAGGCATACCAactgttattttatttcttcacTGGCGCACAATTGAAAAGAGAAAGAC contains the following coding sequences:
- the LOC102707129 gene encoding DNA-binding protein RHL1 is translated as MVKKATPAAADAEADERRRLRSLAFSNGLLQRGEPAAPRSALPPSSAVARLQGRDIVRRGGQRKSRFLFSFPGLLAPAASGGRVGELADLGSKNPVLYLEFPQGRMKLFGTHAYPKNKYLTLQMSRSAKGVVCEDVFESLIVFSEAWWIGTKEENPEELKLDFPTEFQNDGAAADCDFKGGAGSTGDEAVTTNNPGKETTEYLSPKIEFDIDASEDSDHKDENNTLSTSQATPIRQSARTAGRALKYTELSSGDDSSDSDNEIDVPEDMDEKMNSPAIKNESESEDIKPADSSAQPISAKKEPLVQATLSSMFKKAEEKKRCTISPKGTPATKGPAAKKQRANPKEKQPAEKKAASRSQKKKKSQSQIEDNEIEVLSSSSQDNNVDDDSDEDWAE
- the LOC102707408 gene encoding transmembrane protein 53; this encodes MMASFHRPLSAMAVAAFAAVSSIDLPDRLSHHKLPEPPVDDVSIPATTPDVSASAMSPAPAMSRLQFSPCNLQNLHPPAAASLPVIQTVYHYAKFSRPSEEEALTTVSSSSDVLYRWHLPDPKVCRDSCGGRSQTVVVLLGWLGSRQKHLKRYADWYTSIGFHAVTFTLPMSDIVSYNAGGKAEKNVEMLAQHLADWVSEEDGKKIVFHTFSNTGWLCYGVILENLQRQDPSAVDKIKGCVVDSAPVAVPDSQVWASGFSAAIMKKHSIAAKGLGSNNARPDVLVVESNKDHPKPAVTEAILLSALEKLFDVVLNYPTINRRLSGVMELLSLKQPKCPQLYIYSSADRVIPAKSVESFVESQRRAGHEVRACDFVSSPHVDHYRSNPELYTSQLTNFLEDCVLARCQEEEEEEVTN